A stretch of Lactuca sativa cultivar Salinas chromosome 6, Lsat_Salinas_v11, whole genome shotgun sequence DNA encodes these proteins:
- the LOC128126789 gene encoding uncharacterized mitochondrial protein AtMg00820-like, with product MIEPKTVNVALDHSDWVQAMQDELNEFERNKVWRLIPTLLEALVVGLKWVFRNMLDKEGNVIRNKARLVVNGYCYEEGIDYEETFAPVARLESICIFLAYAAYKNLEVFQMDVKCALLHNVLEETAYVEQPLGFVNEKYLNQ from the coding sequence ATGATTGAACCCAAAACCGTCAACGTTGCTCtggatcactctgattgggtgcaagcgatgcaagacgagcTCAATGAGTTCGAACGAAACAAAGTTTGGAGGTTAATTCCAACTCTACTTGAAGCATTAGTTGTTGGTTTGAAATGGGTTTTTCGCAATATGCTAGATAAAGAAGGGAATGTGATCAGAAATAAAGCGAGACTTGTTGTCAATGGGTATTGCTATGAAGAAGGAATTGACTACGAAGAAACCTTCGCACCtgttgcaaggttggaatctaTTTGCATCTTCTTGGCATATGCAGCATATAAGAACTTAGAAgtatttcaaatggatgtcaaatgtgcattgtTGCACAACGTACTTGAAGAGACTGCATATGTGGAGCAACCACTTGGGTTTGTTAATGAGAAGTATCTCAATCAGTGA